In Roseicyclus marinus, the genomic window AGCGACGCCGATCACGCGGCGCAAGAGCCGCCCGAAAATGCGGGGCATGACGCGCGCGCAGGCAAGGGGATGGGGGCCATCGGCCCGGATGAAGAGCGCCGTGATGTCCTTGGGGTGGAGGGTGGGGAATGGCGTGTCGGTCATGGGGTCGCCCCCTCCGTCACCCCCGGCGGCAAGGATGGGGGGGCGTATGCGGCTTTGGGCAGGGCGCGGCCCCATATGCGCGCGATGGCATCGGGAGGGTCGATGTCTTGCCGGCGGGCGAAAAGCGGAAGCTGCGCGACGAGATCGGCGGTTTCATCCGTCAGCGCGCGCCTGCGGTCATCGGCATCGCCCGTGGCGCGGCCCTGCCCGTTCAGCTTGAGAAAGGCGGCTTGCAGCGCGCCCGGTTCCCCGGACGGCCTGGCCGGATGCCGGACGGCATCGCAGTCGATCCCGGCGCGCGCGGCGCAGATATCGCCGACCGCCTGCGACCGGTCGCTCAGGCGGTCGAGGCTGCGGCCCTCAGGCATCGAAGAGCCCCCCCTGCCCCTGCCCCGCCACCGGCGGCACGGGCAGGCCCAGGTGGGTCCAGCCCTTTTGCGCGAGCATCCGGCCGCGCGGCGTGCGGGCGATGAGGCCCTGTTGCAGGAGATAGGGTTCGATGACCTCTTCGATCGAGTCGCGGCTTTCGGACAGGGCCGCCGACAGGGTTTCGACGCCCACCGGGCCACCGCCGTAATTCTCGGCCATGAGGCGCAGGTAGCGGCGGTCGGCCCCGTCAAGGCCCAGATGATCGACGCCAAGCCGGGTGAGCGCCGTATCGGCGATGGCGCGCGTCAGCCGCCCGTCGCCTTCGACGAGAGCGAAATCGATCACCCGGCGCAGAAGGCGACCGGCGATGCGGGGCGTGCCACGGGCGCGCGCCGCGATCTCGGCCACGCCCTCGGGGTCCGACGAGATGCCCGAGAGCCGCGCGCCGCGTTCGACGATGCGGGTCAATTCCTCGGTCGTGTAGAAATTGAGGCGGGTGGGAATGCCGAAGCGGTCGCGCAAGGGCGTGGTCAGAAGACCCATGCGCGTCGTGGCCCCCACCAGCGTGAAAGGCTGCAATTCGATGCGGACGGTGCGGGCGGCGGGGCCTTCACCGATCACGAGGTCCAGTTCGAAATCCTCGAGCGCGGGATAGAGCACTTCCTCGACCGCGGGGTTGAGGCGGTGGATCTCGTCGATGAAGAGGACATCGCGCGCCTCGAGGTTCGTCAGGATCGCGGCGAGGTCACCCGCGCGGGCCAGAACCGGGCCGGAGGTCATGCGGAAATTGACGCCCAGTTCGCGGGCCATGATCTGGGCGAGCGTCGTCTTGCCCAAGCCCGGGGGCCCGTGGAACAGCACGTGATCCATCGCCTCGGCCCGGCGGCGGGCGCTTTCAATGAAGACGCTGAGGTTCGCCCGCGCCTCGGCCTGACCGATGAAATCGGCGAGCGTCTGGGGGCGCAGGGCGCGGTCGGCATCCTCGGGGAGCGGCGCGGGGCGCAGGGTGGGATCGGGTTCGGTCATCGCGGCCATCTATGGCGGAGCAGGGCTGTGCGCGCCACCCCTGTCACTCCTTGGGGGCCAGAAGCCGGAGGGCCGCGCGGATGAGCACCGGCGCCTCGGCCCCCGGATCGTTTCCGGCAGCCTCGGCCACGGCGCGGGCAGCCTCGGACGGGGCATAGCCGAGGTTTGCAAGGGCGGAGAGCGCATCGGCCTGTGCGGCACCGGAGGAAGGTTTGGGCGGGGCGGCGGGTCTGGGCGCATCGGGTTCGATCAGCGGATCCGGGGCGGTGCCCGCCGCCTGACCCAAGGTGCCGCCCAAGGCCATGATGCCCGGTGCCTTGTCCTTGAGCTCATTGACCACGCGCTGCGCCAGTTTCGGGCCGACGCCGGGGGCGGCCTTGACCGCGCCCCAATCGCCGATGGCGATGGCGCGCGCGATGCCGTCCGAGCCCAGCGTGCCGAGAATGGCCATGGAGGCCTTGGACCCCACGCCCTGCACCGAGATCAGGAGCCGGTGCCATTCACGGTCATAGGGCGTGAGAAAGCCGAAGAGCTGCAGCAGATCCTCGCGCACCAGCAATTCGGTGTAGAGCGCCGCCGCCTGCCCCGGACCGGGCAGCGCGGCCAGCGTGCGGTCGGAGCAATGGACCGTATAGCCCACGCCGCCCACGTCCAGCAGCACGTGATCGGCGGCCTTGTAATCCACCCGTCCGGTCAGCTTGCCGATCATGACGCCACCCCGATGGCCTGCGCGAGCCGCCCTGCGGTCTGCGCGTGAAAGGCGTGGCAGATGGCGATGGCCAGCGCATCGGCGGCATCGGGACCCGCCGGGTCGCAGCCGGGAAGCTGCATGCGGACCATGTGATCGACCTGCTGTTTCTCGGCATGGCCCACGCCCACCACGGTCTTTTTCACCGCATTGGGGGCGTATTCGGCGACGGGCAGCCCGGCCTGGGCGGGCACCAGCATGGCGATGCCGCGCGCCTGGCCCAGTTTCAGCGTCCCCGCCCCGTCGCGGTTGACGAAGGTCTGTTCGACGGCGGCCCGGTCGGGGGCGTGGCGGGCGATGACCTCGGTCAGCTGGACATGCAGCGCCAGAAGCCGTGTCGCCAGATCGCCCGCGCCGCTCAGGATCTGGCCATTGGCGATGTGGCGCAGACGCGGGCCATCGGCCTCGATCACGCCCCAGCCGAGGCACCGTAGCCCCGGATCGATCCCGATGATGCGCATCCGCCTGTTCCCCGCCTGCCCGTGCCCTGACACGGCCGCTTGTTGCGACCTTTCTGCATCACTAGCACGAAAGGCGAACATTGCCTAGGGCGGGGTCCGTTTCGGCGCGGGAAATGTCGGTTTTGGCGGGTGTCGGAAAACCGGCATCCAAATGCGGCATGCCCGCGCATGAAAACGACAGGCGTCGGCGGGTTTTTGCCAGGATTTACGGGGCTTTAGGCGGGTTTCGCTGCCATGCAGAAATCGCATGCGACCCATGCGAAAATCGCGGCTTGCGTGACGCTTTCGCACTCTCTAGATGCCGCGTGTTCTCAAACCGCCCAAGGCTTGGGCAGCGCCACCCCCGGCCCCGCCGGGCACAGCGACCCGCAAAAGGATACGACCATGGCCATCATGACCAACCGCCCCCTCGGTGCCGGCTTTGGCGCCAGCCGTCTTCTGGCCGATCTGGTCGGCCGGATCGCCGCATGGAACGATGCGCGGATCACCCGCAAGAGCCTGTCGGCGCTGACCGACCGGGAGCTGGACGATCTGGGCCTCGTGCGCGGGGATATCGAGGATATCGCACAGGGCACCTATCGCCGCGACTAGAGCATGTCGCGCAAAAGTGGGAACCGGTTTTGCGCTCCCCGGACATGCGACATCAAAGGGTCAGAGAGCGGCGCGTGACTGCGAATGAACGCGATGCGCTCTAAGCCGGAGGCGGTGAGAGGACCTTGCCTCAGGCGGTGAGCGTCAGGGTGGTCCATTCCCCGATCACCCGCCGGTCCGCCAGTGCCATGCCCACAGCCTCGTAAGCGGCGATCACGGCATCGGCCTGTTCGTTCAGGATCCCCGACAAGATCACATGCCCGCCGGGTGCGGCATGGGCGGCCATGTCGGGGGCCAGGTCGATCAGCGGCCCCTTCAGGATATTGGCAAAGACGAGGTCATAGGGCGCGCGCGCGGCCAGATCGGGATGGTCAAAGCCCGCCGCCTCGACGCAGGCCAGATCGGTCACGCCATTGGCCGCCGCATTGGCCAGCGCCACATCCACCGCGACAGGATCGATGTCGGAGGCGATGACGCGGGCGGAGGGCATCTTGGCCGCGGCGATGGCAAGCACGGCGGTGCCGCAACCGATATCGGCGACATTCGTCGGGGCGACGCCCGCCGACAGCAAGCGGTCGAAGGCTTCGAGACAGCCCTTGGTCGTGCCATGGTGGCCGGTGCCGAAGGCCATCGCGGCCTCGATCAGAAGGCCCACGCGCCCCTCGGGCAGGGCATCGGCATCATGCGACCCGTAGAGAAAGAAGCGACCGGCCTCGACCGGGTGCAATTCGCGGCGCACATGAGCGACCCAGTCGGTCTCGGGGACTTCGGAGACGGCGAAGGGGCGCGCGCCATGGGCGGCAGCCAAGAGCGCCAGCGCGATATCGTCGGGTTCCTCGAGGAAATAGCCGCCGACCTCCCACAGGCCCGATCCGTCCTCGAGTTCAAAGACGCCGACGCCGGTCGGTTCGGGCTCCAGATCCTCGAGCGCGGCCCCCAGCGCTTCGGCCTGATCCTTGTCGGAAAGCGTGGTGAGGGCGGTCCAGGTGGGCATGGGGTGGCTCCGGTCAGGTCAGGTGCCTTGGCCTACGCGGATCGGGCGTGTTTGGCAACGCCGCCCAAAGGGCGGGACCCAAGACGGTCGCCGACAGGGCGCGATCACTCCGCCGGGGCGGGCATCGGGCGGGCGAGGATCGTCTCGTGCCCCGGCTCGGGATGGCGCGGCACCAGAAGCGACAAAAGAAGCGAGACAAGGGCCATGCCGGCAGCCAGGAAGAACACGCTCGTGGGCGAGGTCAGCCACAGGTAGCCAAGGGCTGCAGGCAGGAACACGGCCGCGATATGGTTGATGGTAAAAGCCACGGCCGCCGTGGGGGCGATATCCCCGGGATCGGCGATCTTCTGGAAATAGGTCTTGATGGCCAGCGCCAGCGCGAAGAACAGGTGGTTCAACACGTAAAGCGCCCCCGCCATCCACGGGCCCCAGTCAAAGATGTAGAGCGCGGCATAAAGCAGGAAGATCGCCCCCAGCCCCGCATATTCCACAACGAGCGCCAACCTTTCGCCAAACCGCGCGACGATCCCGCCCAGAAGCGGGGCCGCGATCATGTTGGCAAGCAACGTGCCCATGAACAGCGCCGTGATCTGGTGCACGTCGAAGCCGTAGCGCTCGACCATCATGAAGGCGGCGAAAACGACGAAGATCTGCCGCCGCGCGCCCGACATGAATTGCAGCGCGTAATAGAGCCAGTAGCGGCGGCGCAGCACCATCTTCTTGGTCTGGGGATTGGGGCTTTCGAATTGCGGAAAGGCGAAAAACGCCACCAGCGCGATCAGCACCGTGGTGCCGCCCGCGACCCAGTAGACAAGGTCATAGCTCAGATCATAGGCGCGCCATGTGACCACGATGAGCCCATAGGCCAGAAGCGTCGCCCCCGAGCCGATGGACAAAAGCCAGCCCAGCGTCTGGGGCGCCTTTTTCTTGTCGATCCACTGCAATTGCAGCGACTGGTTGACCGTCTCGTAATAGTGAAAGCCGATCGAGCTGATCAGCGTGACGAACAACAGCCCGCCGAGGCTCGGGAATTGCGCGGTGAGCGCGGTGGCCACCCCCAGCATCACCAGCGAGACCAGCGCCAGAACCTGTTCGCGGACAAAGAGGATGATGGCGATCACGCCGATGGCAAGAAAGCCGGGGATCTCGCGCACGGTATGCAGCCAGCCGATATCGGCTCCGTCAAAGCCCGCCATCTCGATGACGAAATTGTTCAAGAGCGCCGACCAGGTCGCAAAGGCGATGGGCATGCCGAAGGCCATGAGGGCCAGAAGCGCCACGGGCCGCCGCCAGATCGGCCAGCGCTCCGCCTCGGCCAGCGGAACGGTTCTGAGATGATCGCCAAGTGCCATGTGCTTGGCCTTACGCCCGTTTCCCGTCCCCGTCCATCACCCGCAGCCCTGCAAAAGCGCACAGATGCCGCTTCATCTTTCCGAAAATATGCCGGGGGAGACAGCCAAAGGCTGTCGGGGGCAGAGCCCCCTGCCCGGCCTCCGCCCGCTCAGCTGGCCAGAACGTTGCGAAAGGCCCAGGGCTCCTCGGGGTCGATATCCTCGGGGAACAATTCCCAACGGTCCTGAAGGGGCGTCCAGTCGGTGTAATGCGCCTCGACCGGACCGAGATAGGGGCGTTGCACCTCGAGGCAGCGGGCATGGTCCATCTCGTCGGCCTCGACGATGCCTGCGCCGGGATTTTCCAGCGCCCAGACCATGCCGGCCAGAACGGCCGACGTCACCTGCAGCCCCGTGGCATTCTGGTAGGGGGCCAGATCGCGCGCCGCCTCGTTCGACAGCCGCGAGCCATACCAGAGCGCGTTCTTCTCATGGCCGTACAAGAGCACGCCCAGCTCGTCGATGCCTTCGACGATCTCGTCCTCAGCGAGGATGTGGTGCTTGTCCTGCGCCCGGCCCGAGCCGAACATCTCGTGCAGCGACAGGACCGCATCGTCGCAGGGGTGGTAGGCGTAATGGCAGGTCGGGCGATAGGCGGGCGCGTCGCCCGATCCGACCGTGTAATAGTCGGAGATCGAAATCGCCTCGTTATGGGTCACCAGAAAGCCGAATTGCGGGCCCGGCGTCGGGCACCAGGTGTGGACGCGGGTGATCGCGCCGGGGCGTTCCAGCCAGATCGCGGCCTGGCAGCCGGTGTCGTGGCGGTGGCCGTTCTCGGGGAACCAGGGCTCATGCGTGCCCCAGCCGAGTTCCGCGGGCTGGAACCCTTCGGCGATGAAACCTTCGACGGACCATGTGTTGACGAAGACGCCGCGGGGCCGCGGCACGCGGCGGGCCTGCGTGTCGCGCTCGGCGATATGGATGCCCTGCACGCCCAGCCCCTGCATCAGCCGCGCCCAGCCTGCGCGGTCGGCGGGTGGCGTGGCGTCCCGGCCCGTGTCGCGGGCGAGCGTCAGAAGCGCCTCCTTGACGAACCAGGAGACCATGCCGGGATTGGCCCCGCAGCAGGAGATCGCGGTGGAGCCGCCGGGATGGGCGGCTTTCTCGTCGCGGACGGCCTGTCGCAGCGCGTAATTGGTGCGGGCGGCATTGTCGGTGGTGTTGAAGTAATAGCCCGCCCAGGGTTCGACGACCGTGTCGATATAGGGCACGCCCAATTCGCGGCAGAAGCGGATCAGGTCGAGCGAGGAGACATCGACGCTGAGGTTGACGCAAAACCCCTTGCCGGGTTCCAGAAGCCGCCCCAGCACCTCGCGGTAGTTTTCGGGGGTCAGCGCGGTATCGACGAAATTCAGCCGGTGCTGGCGCAGGAAATTGTGCTGGCCGGGATCGGGTTCGATGATCGTGAGCTTGTCGGCGTCATAGTCGAAATGGCGTTCGATGAGCGGCCATGTTCCCTTGCCGATCGAGCCGAAGCCGATGATCACGATGGGGCCGTCGATGCGACCGTAGACGGGATAGGCTTGGGTCATGGCGGGCTCCGACCGGGAACGGGACGGGGGGATCGTAGAGGGACCGTCCGGAAACGAAAAGGGCCGCGCCAGATCGGCACGGCCCCATGACAGTCACGTGCAGGGGAAATCAGTTCTGCGCGTAATATTCGATGACGAGGTTGGGTTCCATCATGACCGGGTAGGGCACATCGCCCAGACCCGGGGTCCGCACGAAGGTGGCGGTCATCTTGGAATGGTCGGCCTCGATGTAATCGGGAACGTCACGCTCGGCCAGCTGGACGGCTTCGAGCAGGACGGCCAGCTGCTTGGACTTCTGGCGCACCTCGATCACGTCGCCTTCCTTGACGCGGTAGGAGGGGATGTTCACGCGCTGGCCGTTCACGAGCACGTGGCCGTGGTTCACGAACTGGCGGGCGGCGAAGATGGTCGCCACGAACTTGGCGCGGTAGACGACCGCATCCAGGCGGCGCTCCAGCAGGCCGATGAGGTTTTCACCGGTGTCGCCGCGCACACGCTCGGCTTCGGCGTAGATGCGACGGAACTGCTTTTCCGTCATGTCGCCGTAATAGCCCTTGAGCTTTTGCTTGGCGCGCAGCTGCAGACCGAAGTCCGACATCTTGCCCTTGCGGCGCTGGCCGTGCTGGCCGGGACCGTAGTCGCGCTTGTTCACCGGGGATTTGGGGCGGCCCCAGATGTTTTCGCCCATCCGGCGGTCGATCTTGTACTTGGCAGAGGTGCGTTTGGTCACCGTCTGATCTCCTTCAGTTCTTTGGGCTTCCACACCTGATCCGAAAACCGGTTCCCACTTTTCGGGGCGTGGACAGCAGTGAAGGGCGTTGTCCTTTGCCCGAAGGCCGACAGGTCATCCCTTGCGGGAGCCACCAACACCAAAAATATCGAAACCCGGCCCTTGCGGACCGGGAAACGTGGGCGGCTGATATGCGCTGGCGCGCGGGGTGTCAATGCCGTGCGGTCACCGACAGAGACGGCACCCCGCCCAGAAGGATCGCGGCCTCGGCGCGGGAGACCATGCGGCGCACCGGCGGGCCGTAGAGATCGGGATTGGCGGCCAGTTCGGGGCGCAGGTCGAACATCAGGTCGCGCTGCAGGCCGGTCAGGTTTTCCAGCCCCATGAAGCCGGGGTGGAAGGTTTCGACCTCGAGCCCGTTGGCCCAGATGACCTCGTGGCGTTCGAGCATGAGGTGGATGTACCAGGTCTCGCGCAGGGAATGGTCGATGGTGATGAAGCGGTCGCCCACCAGATCGGCGGCGCGCACCAGCACCTCGGGTTCGCCCCAGAGATCGCGGGCGGCGCGGCCGCGCACCAGCACGCGGTGTTCGGGGCTGACAATCAGGTCATCCTCGGGGCGATCGACGCCCAGCGCGCCGCGCCGGATGCGGACGGGCCGGGTTTCGGGCATGGCGAAAAGCCGCGCGCCCGACATGCGGCGGTGGCCGGTCCAGAGCACGGATTGGGGGCCGCTGTCGCGGGTGAGCAGCCGATCCTCGGGGCCCAGATCCTCGATCGCGACCTCGCCCTTTTCGGTGCGCAGCCGCGTGCCGGGGGTGAAACAGATGACCGAGGGGCGTTCGGTGGGCGTGGGCCGCAGCATCCGGTCGGAGCATTGCACCACGACAAGGTCGCGCTCGGGCGGGGGCACGTCATCGGCGAACATCAGGAGCGGGGTTGCGCCATCCTCGATCAGGATCGGGACCAGCGTGAAGAAGCGCACGCCGTCGGAGACCACGAAAGCCCCCCGCAAGAGCGGATCGCTGTCATCGAGTGCCAGGTCGGCGGGACCGGGTGCGGGGCGTTGCAAGAGCTTGCGCACGACGCGCGCGGCGCGGGTGCGGATCTCGGCATGGTCGCGACTGGAGGGCAACGCCAATGCTGCGCCATCCCCTTCGAGAGGAAGCGCCTGTCCGTGCCAGCTCCATGTCATGCCCGCGACCAGATCTGCCTGGTCATCGGCTGGATATCCTTCCAGCCGGGTCTGCGCCCATGAGATCACGAACGCGCCCCGAAAGCCCGTGCCCATTTCCCTGCCTCATCAGGTTATGTCCGCCAGCCGTTGATCGGCCGTGCTGTCCGGCAACCATATCAGAGGTGATTCGCTGTGTATAGCGTCCGCAGGGCGCGCGACCCCAAAATATCAGAAGCGGATGTCGAAGCTGAGCGAGCCTATGGCCTGGCTTTCGGGCTGGCCCACGAATTCCTCGGAGGTCCAGGTGACGCCGTAGAAGATGTTGGTCAGGCCCAGCCCGTAATTCACGCCGAAGCGGGCGCGGTGGCGGTCTTCCTCGGCGCGGAAGCCGCGATCCTCGGGCAGGAAGATCGAGCTTTCGACATAGGCGGTATCGGCCCCCAGAAGGAAGGACCAGCCGCCCTGATCCTCGATGCCGGTCACCGCGCCGATGCGCTGGCCGGTGATCGGGTCGCGGGTGCGTAGGCCGCTTTGCCCCAGCGAGCCGAAGGTCAGGTCAAAGCCTGCGCGCGCCAAGGTCTCGACCCCGCCCTGCAGCTCGACGAAGGGACGGAATTCGCCGTTCTGCCAGCTGAGGGGGCGGGCGATTTCGAGCGTGCCATGAAGATAGACGCCATCCTCGACCTGGTAATTCTCGAGGCCCACGCGGGACATCGAAAAGAGATCATGGAGGCCGGCCTGAAAGCGGCGGACGCCCGATTGCTCGCCGGTCACGGCGATATCGGCGCCTGCGGTGATGTCATAGCCCGTGAGGTTGTAATGGGTATGCGCGCCGACCCAGAGCGTGCCGGCATAAAGCCTGTCGCCGCGCGCGGGATTGCGGGTGTTGTCGGGCGAGATGGCTTCACCGCGAAAGCGGTATTCCATGACAGAGAAGGGCGTGGAGGGCAGCGCGCCATCCCAGCCGGGGGCCCGGATGACGCTGTAGGAAAAGGCGCCCGTGCGCCAACGGTCCTGCCGGTCGCCGAGCGTGTCATTGGTGAAGAGCGCCATGGTCCCGATGGTTTCGCGCGGGGTTTCGGCCAGGGCCTGTGTCGCGGACCCGAAGGACGCCGTCGCGGCCAGCCAAAGACAGGCCGCCCGAAGGGGGAAATTGAACTGCACCATATCGCTGCCTCATCTTCGAGGACGGTTTGGCCCGCCCATTGTTGGGCGTGACCTTAGCGATGGTTGGCGATCAATCCAAAGTGCTATCCCCTCAGGCGCATTTCGAATGGCCGCAACTGTTGCAGGTGAGGCACCCTTCGGCCATGCGCATGTCGTATTGCCCGCAGGACGGGCAGGCAGGCCCCGGCTTGTGGCCGAGGTTGACGA contains:
- a CDS encoding DUF1127 domain-containing protein; its protein translation is MAIMTNRPLGAGFGASRLLADLVGRIAAWNDARITRKSLSALTDRELDDLGLVRGDIEDIAQGTYRRD
- the ruvA gene encoding Holliday junction branch migration protein RuvA, whose product is MIGKLTGRVDYKAADHVLLDVGGVGYTVHCSDRTLAALPGPGQAAALYTELLVREDLLQLFGFLTPYDREWHRLLISVQGVGSKASMAILGTLGSDGIARAIAIGDWGAVKAAPGVGPKLAQRVVNELKDKAPGIMALGGTLGQAAGTAPDPLIEPDAPRPAAPPKPSSGAAQADALSALANLGYAPSEAARAVAEAAGNDPGAEAPVLIRAALRLLAPKE
- a CDS encoding Hint domain-containing protein, which gives rise to MGTGFRGAFVISWAQTRLEGYPADDQADLVAGMTWSWHGQALPLEGDGAALALPSSRDHAEIRTRAARVVRKLLQRPAPGPADLALDDSDPLLRGAFVVSDGVRFFTLVPILIEDGATPLLMFADDVPPPERDLVVVQCSDRMLRPTPTERPSVICFTPGTRLRTEKGEVAIEDLGPEDRLLTRDSGPQSVLWTGHRRMSGARLFAMPETRPVRIRRGALGVDRPEDDLIVSPEHRVLVRGRAARDLWGEPEVLVRAADLVGDRFITIDHSLRETWYIHLMLERHEVIWANGLEVETFHPGFMGLENLTGLQRDLMFDLRPELAANPDLYGPPVRRMVSRAEAAILLGGVPSLSVTARH
- a CDS encoding MFS transporter encodes the protein MALGDHLRTVPLAEAERWPIWRRPVALLALMAFGMPIAFATWSALLNNFVIEMAGFDGADIGWLHTVREIPGFLAIGVIAIILFVREQVLALVSLVMLGVATALTAQFPSLGGLLFVTLISSIGFHYYETVNQSLQLQWIDKKKAPQTLGWLLSIGSGATLLAYGLIVVTWRAYDLSYDLVYWVAGGTTVLIALVAFFAFPQFESPNPQTKKMVLRRRYWLYYALQFMSGARRQIFVVFAAFMMVERYGFDVHQITALFMGTLLANMIAAPLLGGIVARFGERLALVVEYAGLGAIFLLYAALYIFDWGPWMAGALYVLNHLFFALALAIKTYFQKIADPGDIAPTAAVAFTINHIAAVFLPAALGYLWLTSPTSVFFLAAGMALVSLLLSLLVPRHPEPGHETILARPMPAPAE
- the ruvB gene encoding Holliday junction branch migration DNA helicase RuvB — its product is MTEPDPTLRPAPLPEDADRALRPQTLADFIGQAEARANLSVFIESARRRAEAMDHVLFHGPPGLGKTTLAQIMARELGVNFRMTSGPVLARAGDLAAILTNLEARDVLFIDEIHRLNPAVEEVLYPALEDFELDLVIGEGPAARTVRIELQPFTLVGATTRMGLLTTPLRDRFGIPTRLNFYTTEELTRIVERGARLSGISSDPEGVAEIAARARGTPRIAGRLLRRVIDFALVEGDGRLTRAIADTALTRLGVDHLGLDGADRRYLRLMAENYGGGPVGVETLSAALSESRDSIEEVIEPYLLQQGLIARTPRGRMLAQKGWTHLGLPVPPVAGQGQGGLFDA
- the rpsD gene encoding 30S ribosomal protein S4, whose protein sequence is MTKRTSAKYKIDRRMGENIWGRPKSPVNKRDYGPGQHGQRRKGKMSDFGLQLRAKQKLKGYYGDMTEKQFRRIYAEAERVRGDTGENLIGLLERRLDAVVYRAKFVATIFAARQFVNHGHVLVNGQRVNIPSYRVKEGDVIEVRQKSKQLAVLLEAVQLAERDVPDYIEADHSKMTATFVRTPGLGDVPYPVMMEPNLVIEYYAQN
- a CDS encoding 50S ribosomal protein L11 methyltransferase, with translation MPTWTALTTLSDKDQAEALGAALEDLEPEPTGVGVFELEDGSGLWEVGGYFLEEPDDIALALLAAAHGARPFAVSEVPETDWVAHVRRELHPVEAGRFFLYGSHDADALPEGRVGLLIEAAMAFGTGHHGTTKGCLEAFDRLLSAGVAPTNVADIGCGTAVLAIAAAKMPSARVIASDIDPVAVDVALANAAANGVTDLACVEAAGFDHPDLAARAPYDLVFANILKGPLIDLAPDMAAHAAPGGHVILSGILNEQADAVIAAYEAVGMALADRRVIGEWTTLTLTA
- a CDS encoding lipid A-modifier LpxR family protein; translation: MVQFNFPLRAACLWLAATASFGSATQALAETPRETIGTMALFTNDTLGDRQDRWRTGAFSYSVIRAPGWDGALPSTPFSVMEYRFRGEAISPDNTRNPARGDRLYAGTLWVGAHTHYNLTGYDITAGADIAVTGEQSGVRRFQAGLHDLFSMSRVGLENYQVEDGVYLHGTLEIARPLSWQNGEFRPFVELQGGVETLARAGFDLTFGSLGQSGLRTRDPITGQRIGAVTGIEDQGGWSFLLGADTAYVESSIFLPEDRGFRAEEDRHRARFGVNYGLGLTNIFYGVTWTSEEFVGQPESQAIGSLSFDIRF
- a CDS encoding homospermidine synthase: MTQAYPVYGRIDGPIVIIGFGSIGKGTWPLIERHFDYDADKLTIIEPDPGQHNFLRQHRLNFVDTALTPENYREVLGRLLEPGKGFCVNLSVDVSSLDLIRFCRELGVPYIDTVVEPWAGYYFNTTDNAARTNYALRQAVRDEKAAHPGGSTAISCCGANPGMVSWFVKEALLTLARDTGRDATPPADRAGWARLMQGLGVQGIHIAERDTQARRVPRPRGVFVNTWSVEGFIAEGFQPAELGWGTHEPWFPENGHRHDTGCQAAIWLERPGAITRVHTWCPTPGPQFGFLVTHNEAISISDYYTVGSGDAPAYRPTCHYAYHPCDDAVLSLHEMFGSGRAQDKHHILAEDEIVEGIDELGVLLYGHEKNALWYGSRLSNEAARDLAPYQNATGLQVTSAVLAGMVWALENPGAGIVEADEMDHARCLEVQRPYLGPVEAHYTDWTPLQDRWELFPEDIDPEEPWAFRNVLAS
- the ruvC gene encoding crossover junction endodeoxyribonuclease RuvC, giving the protein MRIIGIDPGLRCLGWGVIEADGPRLRHIANGQILSGAGDLATRLLALHVQLTEVIARHAPDRAAVEQTFVNRDGAGTLKLGQARGIAMLVPAQAGLPVAEYAPNAVKKTVVGVGHAEKQQVDHMVRMQLPGCDPAGPDAADALAIAICHAFHAQTAGRLAQAIGVAS